One region of Pseudomonas alvandae genomic DNA includes:
- a CDS encoding carbohydrate ABC transporter permease, translating to MTSLAAKPSISLSRIAIYAVLILAVLLYLVPLVVMLLTSFKTPEDISTGNLLSWPTVVSGIGWVKAWATVNGYFWNSIKITVPAVLISTAIGALNGYVLSMWRFRGSQLFFGLLLFGCFLPFQTVLLPASFTLGKMGLASTTTGLVFVHVVYGLAFTTLFFRNYYVSIPDALVKAARLDGAGFFTIFRRIILPMSTPIIMVCLIWQFTQIWNDFLFGVVFSSGDSQPITVALNNLVNTSTGAKEYNVDMAAAMIAGLPTLLVYVIAGKYFVRGLTAGAVKG from the coding sequence ATGACTAGTCTCGCTGCGAAACCTTCCATCAGCCTGAGCCGCATCGCGATCTACGCGGTGCTGATCCTCGCGGTACTGCTTTACCTGGTGCCGTTGGTGGTCATGCTGTTGACCAGCTTCAAGACGCCGGAAGACATCAGCACCGGTAACCTGCTGAGCTGGCCGACCGTGGTCAGCGGCATCGGCTGGGTCAAGGCCTGGGCGACGGTCAACGGCTATTTCTGGAACTCGATCAAGATCACCGTTCCGGCCGTGCTGATTTCCACCGCCATCGGTGCGTTGAACGGTTATGTGCTGTCGATGTGGCGCTTCCGTGGGTCGCAGTTGTTCTTCGGCCTGCTGCTGTTCGGTTGCTTCCTGCCGTTCCAGACCGTGCTGCTGCCGGCCTCGTTCACCCTCGGCAAGATGGGCCTGGCCAGCACCACCACCGGCCTGGTGTTTGTCCACGTCGTCTACGGCCTGGCGTTCACTACGCTGTTCTTCCGCAACTACTACGTGAGCATTCCCGATGCGCTGGTGAAGGCTGCGCGCCTGGACGGTGCCGGGTTCTTTACGATCTTCCGCCGCATCATCCTGCCGATGTCGACGCCGATCATCATGGTCTGCCTGATCTGGCAGTTCACCCAGATCTGGAACGACTTCCTGTTCGGCGTGGTGTTCTCCAGCGGTGACTCCCAGCCCATCACGGTGGCGCTGAACAACCTGGTCAACACCAGCACCGGGGCCAAGGAATATAACGTGGACATGGCGGCGGCGATGATCGCCGGGCTGCCGACCCTGCTGGTCTATGTGATCGCAGGCAAGTATTTCGTGCGCGGCCTCACGGCTGGCGCGGTCAAGGGGTAA
- a CDS encoding carbohydrate porin produces MKKKNNAQLICQLSAVAAMMLAGSAHAADAFSADSQWMTGDWGGERTKLIEQGIDIKADYVGEVGGNLHGGYNNDKTARYADQFGLGVALDLEKLWGWDNTQAKIQLTNRNGQNISNDRVGDPRAGTLSSSQEVYGRGHMVRLTQLWIKHQFLDGKLDVKAGYFGEGEDFNTFPCEFQNLAFCGSQVGNWATGIWYNWPVSQAAIRVKYNITPEFYAQIGAYNQNPSQLEHGNGFKLSGSGTKGTVIPVELVWSPKVNNLPGEYRVGYYKSTADANDVREDEDGNDAATTGNAYRSHDSKHGYWFVAQQQLTTHNGDASRGLNIAANATFHDKDTNVVDNYQSLMFVYKGPFDARPKDDIGIGFSRIHVNEDVKRNAELTNAANGVTDYNDPLFAPLRSTEYNYELNYGVHVTNWLTVRPNLQYITHPGGVDEVDNALVAGLKIQSVF; encoded by the coding sequence ATGAAGAAGAAAAACAATGCCCAGCTTATCTGCCAGTTGTCAGCCGTTGCGGCGATGATGCTGGCCGGTAGCGCACACGCTGCCGACGCGTTCAGCGCCGATTCGCAGTGGATGACGGGCGACTGGGGCGGTGAACGGACCAAACTGATCGAGCAGGGTATCGACATCAAGGCCGACTACGTCGGCGAGGTGGGCGGCAACCTGCACGGTGGCTACAACAACGACAAGACCGCGCGTTACGCCGACCAGTTCGGTCTGGGCGTGGCGCTGGACCTGGAAAAGCTGTGGGGCTGGGATAACACCCAGGCCAAGATCCAGCTGACCAACCGTAACGGTCAGAACATCTCCAACGACCGTGTCGGCGACCCGCGCGCGGGTACCCTGAGTTCTTCCCAAGAAGTCTACGGCCGTGGCCACATGGTTCGTCTGACCCAATTGTGGATCAAGCACCAGTTCCTCGACGGCAAGCTGGACGTCAAGGCCGGTTACTTCGGCGAAGGCGAAGACTTCAACACCTTCCCTTGCGAATTCCAGAACCTGGCGTTCTGTGGCTCCCAGGTGGGTAACTGGGCGACCGGTATCTGGTACAACTGGCCAGTCAGCCAGGCCGCGATCCGCGTGAAGTACAACATCACGCCTGAGTTCTACGCGCAAATCGGTGCGTACAACCAGAACCCATCGCAGTTGGAGCACGGCAACGGCTTCAAGCTCAGCGGCAGCGGCACCAAAGGTACCGTCATTCCTGTCGAACTGGTCTGGTCGCCGAAGGTCAACAACCTGCCGGGCGAATACCGCGTCGGTTACTACAAGAGCACGGCTGACGCCAACGACGTCCGTGAAGACGAAGACGGCAACGATGCCGCCACCACCGGCAACGCCTACCGCAGTCACGACAGCAAGCACGGCTACTGGTTCGTGGCGCAGCAACAGCTCACCACTCACAACGGCGACGCTTCCCGCGGCCTGAACATCGCGGCCAACGCGACCTTCCACGACAAGGACACCAACGTCGTCGACAACTACCAGTCGTTGATGTTCGTGTACAAAGGGCCGTTCGACGCCCGTCCGAAGGATGACATCGGGATCGGTTTCTCCCGTATCCATGTCAACGAAGACGTGAAGAGAAACGCCGAGCTGACCAATGCCGCCAACGGCGTCACTGACTACAACGATCCACTGTTCGCGCCACTGCGTAGCACTGAGTACAACTACGAACTCAACTATGGCGTGCACGTGACCAACTGGCTGACCGTGCGTCCGAACCTGCAATACATCACCCACCCGGGCGGTGTTGACGAGGTCGATAACGCCTTGGTAGCCGGCCTGAAAATTCAGTCGGTGTTCTAA
- the pgl gene encoding 6-phosphogluconolactonase produces the protein MAISELQLPQGVTALAFKSPVALAEKLALNVAEQLRTAIDAKGAATLVVSGGRSPVAFFQNLAKQALDWSKVVVSLADERWVPVEHADSNAGLLKRYLLQGAAAKAQFLSLYSASANLEAAAEQADRLLAELPPIDVLVLGMGDDGHTASLFPDSPNLAEALDKEGARRCWPMLAPTVPHQRLTMSRALLASARHKVLSISGQSKLTTLNAAVAGDDVAEMPIRAFLQPTLEIYWCP, from the coding sequence ATGGCGATATCTGAATTGCAACTGCCCCAGGGCGTCACAGCCCTGGCATTCAAGAGCCCGGTGGCGCTGGCGGAAAAACTGGCGCTGAACGTGGCCGAGCAACTGCGCACCGCGATCGATGCCAAGGGCGCGGCGACCCTGGTGGTTTCCGGTGGTCGCAGCCCTGTAGCGTTTTTCCAGAACCTGGCCAAGCAGGCGCTGGACTGGTCGAAAGTGGTGGTGAGCCTGGCCGATGAGCGCTGGGTGCCGGTTGAACATGCCGACAGCAATGCCGGCCTGCTCAAGCGTTATCTGCTCCAAGGGGCTGCGGCGAAGGCCCAGTTCCTGAGCCTCTACAGCGCCAGCGCCAACCTGGAAGCCGCCGCCGAACAGGCGGACCGCCTGCTGGCCGAGCTGCCGCCGATCGATGTGCTGGTCCTGGGCATGGGCGATGACGGGCACACCGCGTCGCTGTTTCCCGACAGTCCGAACCTGGCCGAGGCCCTGGACAAGGAGGGCGCGCGCCGTTGCTGGCCGATGCTGGCGCCAACCGTGCCGCACCAGCGCTTGACCATGAGCCGCGCCTTGCTGGCCTCGGCTCGACACAAAGTGCTGTCGATTTCCGGTCAGTCGAAATTGACCACCCTGAACGCTGCGGTGGCCGGTGACGATGTCGCCGAAATGCCGATCCGCGCGTTTCTGCAACCTACGTTAGAGATTTACTGGTGCCCATGA
- the zwf gene encoding glucose-6-phosphate dehydrogenase, producing the protein MHSITVEPCTFALFGALGDLALRKLFPALYQLDGAGLLHEDTRILALAREPGSEQQHLAFITTELRRYVGDKDLDETVIERFLARLTYLHVDFLKAEDYVALAEQAGSTQQQVIAYFATPAAVYGAICENLAKVGLSENTRVVLEKPIGSDLESSRKVNDAVAQFFPENRTYRIDHYLGKETVQNLIALRFANSLFETQWNQNYISHVEITVAEKVGIEGRWGYFDKAGQLRDMIQNHLLQLLCLIAMDPPADLSADSIRDEKVKVLKALAPISPEGLTTQVVRGQYIAGHSEGKAVPGYLEEPNSNTQSDTETFVALRADIRNWRWAGVPFYLRTGKRMPQKLSQIVIHFKEPSHYIFAPEQRLQISNKLIIRLQPDEGISLRVMTKEQGLDKGMQLRSGPLQLNFSDTYRSARIPDAYERLLLEVMNGNQNLFVRKDEIEAAWTWCDQLIAGWKKSGDAPKPYAAGSWGPMSSIALITRDGRSWYGDI; encoded by the coding sequence ATGCATTCGATTACGGTTGAACCGTGCACCTTTGCCTTGTTCGGCGCGTTGGGCGACCTGGCGTTGCGCAAGCTGTTTCCTGCCCTTTATCAGCTCGATGGCGCCGGCCTGTTGCACGAGGACACGCGGATCCTGGCGTTGGCCCGCGAACCCGGCAGCGAACAGCAGCACCTGGCGTTCATCACCACTGAGCTGCGCCGTTATGTGGGTGATAAAGACCTCGACGAAACCGTGATCGAGCGTTTCCTGGCGCGTCTGACCTACCTGCACGTGGATTTCCTCAAGGCTGAGGATTACGTCGCCCTCGCCGAGCAGGCCGGTTCGACCCAGCAACAGGTCATCGCCTATTTCGCCACGCCGGCCGCCGTCTACGGCGCGATCTGCGAAAACCTGGCGAAAGTCGGCTTGAGCGAAAACACCCGTGTCGTGCTGGAAAAACCCATCGGCTCGGACCTGGAATCCTCGCGCAAGGTCAACGATGCCGTGGCGCAGTTCTTCCCGGAAAACCGCACCTACCGTATCGACCATTACCTGGGCAAGGAGACGGTGCAGAACCTGATCGCGCTGCGCTTCGCCAACAGCCTGTTCGAAACCCAGTGGAACCAGAACTACATTTCCCACGTGGAAATCACCGTGGCCGAGAAGGTCGGTATCGAAGGCCGCTGGGGCTATTTCGACAAGGCCGGCCAGTTGCGGGACATGATCCAGAACCACTTGCTGCAACTGCTTTGCCTGATTGCCATGGACCCGCCGGCCGACCTGTCCGCCGACAGCATCCGTGACGAGAAGGTCAAGGTGCTCAAGGCCCTGGCGCCGATCAGCCCGGAAGGCCTGACCACCCAGGTGGTGCGCGGCCAATACATCGCCGGCCACAGCGAAGGCAAGGCGGTTCCGGGCTACCTGGAAGAGCCCAATTCCAATACCCAGAGCGACACCGAGACCTTTGTTGCGCTGCGCGCCGACATTCGCAACTGGCGCTGGGCCGGTGTTCCGTTCTACCTGCGCACCGGCAAGCGCATGCCGCAAAAGCTGTCGCAGATCGTGATTCACTTCAAGGAACCGTCCCACTACATCTTCGCCCCCGAGCAGCGCTTGCAGATCAGCAACAAACTGATCATCCGCCTGCAACCGGACGAAGGGATTTCCTTGCGGGTGATGACCAAGGAGCAAGGCCTGGACAAGGGCATGCAATTGCGCAGCGGTCCGCTGCAACTCAACTTCTCCGACACCTATCGCAGCGCGCGGATTCCCGATGCCTACGAGCGGTTGTTGCTGGAAGTCATGAACGGCAATCAGAACCTGTTTGTCCGTAAAGATGAAATCGAAGCCGCGTGGACGTGGTGTGACCAGTTGATCGCCGGCTGGAAGAAGTCCGGTGATGCGCCCAAGCCTTATGCCGCTGGGTCCTGGGGGCCGATGAGCTCCATTGCACTGATCACGCGGGATGGGAGGTCATGGTATGGCGATATCTGA
- a CDS encoding MurR/RpiR family transcriptional regulator codes for MRNLLEQIQSRLEDLNKAERKVAEVILLNPQQATRFSIAALAQAASVSEPTVNRFCRSFGVSGYPELKLQLAQSLASGAAYVSRAVEADDNPEAYTQKIFGSAIASLDSACQALDPNLISRAVDLLIQARQIHFFGLGASAPVALDAQHKFFRFNLAVTAHADVLMQRMIASVAHTGELFVIISYTGRTRELVEVARIARENGASVLGLTAEGSPLAKASTLSLNIPLPEDTDIYMPMTSRIIQLTVLDVLATGMTLRRGVDFQPHLRKIKESLNASRYPVGDEFN; via the coding sequence GTGCGAAATCTACTGGAGCAGATCCAGAGTCGCCTGGAAGACCTGAACAAGGCCGAACGCAAGGTGGCCGAAGTGATCCTGCTCAACCCACAGCAGGCAACCCGTTTCAGCATCGCCGCCCTCGCCCAGGCCGCGTCGGTCAGCGAACCGACCGTCAACCGCTTCTGCCGCTCGTTCGGTGTCAGCGGCTACCCGGAGCTCAAGCTGCAACTGGCCCAAAGCCTGGCCAGCGGCGCGGCTTATGTCAGCCGCGCGGTAGAGGCCGACGACAACCCGGAAGCCTACACGCAGAAAATCTTTGGCAGTGCCATTGCGTCATTGGACAGTGCCTGCCAGGCCCTTGATCCAAATTTGATCAGTCGCGCCGTGGATTTGCTGATCCAGGCCCGGCAGATCCACTTCTTCGGCCTCGGCGCCTCGGCCCCCGTGGCCCTGGATGCCCAGCATAAATTTTTCCGCTTCAACCTGGCGGTGACCGCCCACGCCGACGTGCTGATGCAACGCATGATCGCCTCGGTGGCCCATACCGGTGAGTTGTTCGTGATCATTTCCTACACCGGGCGTACCCGCGAATTGGTGGAAGTGGCGCGCATCGCCCGGGAGAACGGCGCATCGGTGCTCGGCCTGACCGCCGAAGGCTCGCCGCTCGCCAAGGCCAGCACCTTGAGCCTGAACATTCCGCTGCCAGAAGACACGGACATCTACATGCCGATGACGTCGCGGATCATCCAGCTCACCGTGCTGGACGTGCTCGCCACCGGCATGACCTTGCGCCGAGGCGTGGACTTCCAGCCGCACCTGCGCAAGATCAAGGAAAGCCTGAATGCCAGCCGGTATCCGGTTGGGGATGAGTTCAACTGA
- a CDS encoding D-hexose-6-phosphate mutarotase, whose product MHEHPLQRFFRSLRERPVFAWERYQQRDVLVIDHPLCQAVFSRQGAQLLHFQPRGQKPWLWCAAKWPQVGAIRGGVPVCWPWYGRHPSENAWPSHGWARLINWKLLDSRSDDDGVHLHWQLQLCDWQVDLHADLGERMELRLSTEHQDSLPCQLSQALHAYWRIGDVGEVALSGLEGAQGYDQLNREVCRQQGELRVDGGCQRVFQHEGELQLKDHAWQRELCIDTGDSADTVVWHPGARPLLGVSWDEVNEFVCVEAASGGTDSVCLAPGERAHLSLQARAGA is encoded by the coding sequence ATGCATGAGCATCCCCTGCAACGCTTTTTCAGATCCTTGCGCGAGCGTCCGGTGTTTGCGTGGGAGCGCTATCAGCAGCGTGATGTGTTGGTCATCGATCATCCGCTGTGCCAGGCGGTTTTCAGTCGCCAGGGGGCGCAGTTGCTGCACTTCCAGCCGCGCGGCCAGAAACCCTGGTTGTGGTGCGCGGCGAAGTGGCCGCAGGTCGGTGCAATACGCGGCGGCGTTCCGGTATGCTGGCCGTGGTATGGCCGCCATCCGAGCGAAAATGCCTGGCCGTCCCATGGCTGGGCGCGTTTGATCAATTGGAAACTGCTCGACAGCCGCAGCGATGACGACGGCGTGCATTTGCACTGGCAATTGCAATTGTGCGACTGGCAAGTGGACCTGCATGCCGACCTGGGCGAACGCATGGAGCTGCGCTTGAGCACCGAGCATCAAGACAGCTTGCCTTGCCAGTTGAGCCAGGCGTTGCACGCCTATTGGCGTATTGGCGACGTTGGTGAGGTAGCGCTGTCTGGGCTCGAAGGTGCACAGGGTTATGACCAATTGAACCGCGAGGTTTGCCGGCAGCAAGGCGAGTTGCGGGTGGACGGTGGCTGCCAGCGGGTGTTCCAGCACGAAGGGGAATTGCAGCTCAAGGATCACGCTTGGCAGCGCGAACTGTGCATCGACACCGGTGACAGTGCCGACACCGTGGTCTGGCATCCGGGCGCCCGGCCGTTGCTGGGGGTGAGTTGGGATGAGGTCAACGAATTCGTCTGCGTCGAAGCGGCCAGCGGCGGCACCGACAGTGTGTGCCTGGCGCCGGGGGAGCGGGCGCATTTGAGTTTGCAGGCGCGGGCGGGGGCTTAG
- a CDS encoding ABC transporter ATP-binding protein: protein MATLELRNVNKTYGVGLPDTLKDIQLSIKEGEFLILVGPSGCGKSTLMNCIAGLETITGGAIMIGDQDVSGMSPKDRDIAMVFQSYALYPTMSVRENIEFGLKIRKMKQSDINEEVARVAKLLQIEHLLNRKPGQLSGGQQQRVAMGRALARRPKIYLFDEPLSNLDAKLRVEMRTEMKLMHQRLKTTTVYVTHDQIEAMTLGDKVAVMKDGIIQQFGTPKDIYNNPANLFVASFIGSPPMNFIPLRLQRKDGRLLALLDSGQARCELPLGMQDAGLEDREVILGLRPEQIVLAGNEPNGLPTIRAEVQVTEPTGPDTLVFVNLNDTKVCCRLAPDVAPQPGETLTLQFDPAKVLLFDAKSGERLGVAAQPQAGDRPANVAQFKGR, encoded by the coding sequence ATGGCTACGCTTGAACTTCGCAATGTAAACAAGACCTACGGTGTGGGCCTGCCCGACACCTTGAAAGACATCCAGTTGTCGATCAAGGAAGGCGAATTCCTCATCCTGGTAGGCCCTTCGGGTTGCGGCAAATCGACCCTGATGAACTGCATCGCCGGCCTCGAGACCATCACCGGCGGCGCGATCATGATCGGCGACCAGGACGTCAGCGGCATGAGCCCGAAGGATCGTGACATCGCCATGGTGTTCCAGTCCTACGCGCTGTACCCGACCATGAGCGTGCGCGAGAACATCGAGTTCGGCCTGAAGATTCGCAAGATGAAACAGTCGGACATCAACGAAGAAGTGGCGCGGGTCGCCAAGCTGTTGCAGATCGAGCACCTGCTCAACCGCAAGCCCGGCCAGCTCTCCGGCGGCCAGCAGCAGCGCGTCGCCATGGGCCGTGCCCTGGCGCGGCGGCCGAAGATCTACCTGTTCGACGAGCCGCTGTCCAACCTCGACGCCAAGCTGCGGGTCGAGATGCGCACCGAAATGAAACTGATGCACCAGCGCCTGAAGACCACCACGGTCTACGTGACCCACGACCAGATCGAAGCGATGACCCTGGGCGACAAAGTGGCGGTGATGAAGGACGGGATCATCCAGCAGTTCGGCACGCCGAAGGACATCTACAACAACCCGGCCAACCTCTTCGTGGCGAGCTTCATCGGTTCGCCGCCGATGAACTTCATCCCGCTGCGCCTGCAACGCAAGGACGGTCGCCTGCTGGCCTTGCTCGACAGCGGCCAGGCCCGTTGCGAGTTGCCGCTGGGCATGCAGGACGCCGGGCTGGAAGATCGCGAAGTGATTCTTGGCCTGCGGCCGGAGCAGATCGTGCTGGCCGGCAACGAGCCGAACGGTTTGCCGACCATTCGCGCCGAAGTCCAGGTTACCGAACCCACCGGTCCGGACACCCTGGTGTTCGTCAATCTCAACGACACCAAGGTCTGCTGCCGACTGGCGCCGGACGTGGCGCCGCAGCCGGGGGAGACCCTGACGTTGCAATTCGATCCCGCGAAAGTATTGCTGTTCGACGCCAAGTCCGGCGAACGCCTGGGCGTGGCCGCGCAGCCGCAGGCTGGAGACCGGCCTGCCAATGTGGCGCAGTTCAAGGGCCGATGA
- a CDS encoding ABC transporter substrate-binding protein, translated as MNAISRLATVISLASLLPVAAFPVSALAAESKGSVEVVHWWTSGGEKAAVDVLKAQVEKDGFTWKDGAVAGGGGSTAMTVLKSRAVAGNPPGVAQIKGPDIQEWATTGLLDTDVLKDVSKAEKWDSLLDKKVSDTVKYEGDYVAVPVNIHRVNWLWINPEVFKKAGITKNPTTLEEFYAAGDKLKAAGFIPLAHGGQPWQDSTVFEAVVLSVMGADGYKKALVDLDNTALTGPEMVKALTELKKVATYMDADGKGQDWNLEAAKVINGKAGMQIMGDWAKSEWTAAKKVAGKDYECVAFPGTDKAFTYNIDSLAVFKQKDAGTSAGQQDIAKVVLGENFQKVFSINKGSIPVRNDMLADMGKYGFDSCAQTAAKDFLADAKSGGLQPSMAHNMATTLAVQGAFFDVVTNYINDPKADPADAAKKLGAAVQSAK; from the coding sequence ATGAATGCGATTTCTCGCCTCGCTACTGTCATTTCTCTTGCTTCCTTGCTTCCCGTCGCAGCATTCCCTGTCAGCGCCCTGGCCGCCGAATCGAAAGGTTCCGTGGAAGTCGTCCACTGGTGGACGTCGGGTGGTGAAAAAGCCGCGGTCGATGTGCTCAAGGCCCAGGTGGAAAAAGACGGCTTTACCTGGAAGGACGGCGCCGTCGCCGGCGGTGGCGGTTCCACTGCCATGACCGTGCTCAAGAGCCGTGCCGTGGCTGGCAACCCACCGGGCGTCGCCCAGATCAAGGGCCCGGACATCCAGGAATGGGCAACCACTGGCCTGCTCGACACCGACGTCCTCAAGGACGTTTCCAAGGCGGAAAAGTGGGACAGCCTGCTCGACAAGAAAGTCTCCGACACCGTGAAGTACGAAGGTGACTACGTCGCTGTGCCGGTGAATATCCACCGCGTCAACTGGTTGTGGATCAACCCGGAAGTCTTCAAGAAAGCCGGCATCACCAAGAACCCGACCACCCTCGAAGAATTCTACGCCGCCGGTGACAAGCTCAAGGCCGCAGGCTTCATTCCCCTGGCCCACGGCGGCCAGCCGTGGCAGGACAGCACCGTGTTCGAAGCGGTGGTGCTCTCGGTCATGGGCGCTGATGGCTACAAGAAAGCCCTGGTCGACCTGGACAACACGGCGCTGACCGGTCCGGAAATGGTCAAGGCATTGACCGAGCTGAAGAAAGTCGCGACCTACATGGACGCCGACGGCAAGGGCCAGGACTGGAACCTGGAAGCGGCCAAGGTCATCAACGGCAAGGCCGGCATGCAGATCATGGGTGACTGGGCCAAGAGCGAGTGGACCGCGGCGAAGAAAGTCGCCGGCAAGGACTACGAGTGCGTAGCGTTCCCAGGCACTGACAAGGCCTTCACCTACAACATTGACTCCCTGGCGGTGTTCAAGCAGAAGGACGCAGGCACTTCGGCGGGGCAGCAGGATATCGCCAAGGTCGTGCTGGGTGAGAACTTCCAGAAAGTCTTCAGCATCAACAAGGGCTCGATCCCGGTGCGTAACGACATGCTGGCCGACATGGGCAAGTACGGTTTCGACTCCTGCGCCCAGACCGCTGCCAAGGACTTCCTGGCAGACGCCAAGAGCGGCGGCCTGCAGCCAAGCATGGCGCACAACATGGCGACCACATTGGCGGTACAAGGCGCGTTCTTTGACGTCGTGACCAACTACATCAACGACCCGAAAGCCGACCCGGCCGATGCCGCCAAGAAATTGGGCGCAGCGGTTCAGTCTGCGAAGTAA
- a CDS encoding D-mannose isomerase, translating to MDTFQPAFSSWLNAPAHQQWLAAEGLRLLAFAKASKLPDGFGNLDELGRLPADARAETMNTARMTHSFAMAHIQGLPGFVELVDHGVQALMGPLRDAEFGGWFATANPAENETGKAAYLHAFVALAASSAVVAQRPGAEALLKEAVRIIDEHFWCEEEGALRESFNRDWREEEAYRGANSNMHATEAFLALADATDDPRWLARALRIVERVIHGHAAANDYMVVEHFDRDWQPLREYNHDNPADGFRPYGTTPGHGFEWARLLLHLEAARVQIGMLTPGWLAQDAQKLFDQNCRHGWDVDGAPGIVYTLDWDNRAVVRHRLHWVHAEAAAAASALLKRTDEAQYEAWYRRFWEFCDKHFIDRCNGSWHHELDPQNRPSADIWPGKPDLYHAWQAVLIPRLPLAPSMASALARLSAPAPV from the coding sequence ATGGACACCTTCCAACCGGCGTTCAGCAGTTGGTTGAACGCTCCTGCCCACCAGCAATGGCTCGCCGCCGAAGGCTTGCGGCTGCTGGCGTTTGCCAAGGCCTCGAAGCTGCCGGACGGTTTCGGCAACCTGGACGAGCTGGGTCGCCTGCCCGCCGATGCCCGCGCCGAAACCATGAACACCGCGCGCATGACCCACAGCTTCGCCATGGCCCACATCCAGGGCCTGCCGGGGTTTGTCGAGTTGGTGGATCATGGCGTGCAAGCCCTCATGGGGCCGCTGCGCGATGCTGAGTTCGGCGGCTGGTTCGCCACGGCCAATCCCGCTGAAAACGAAACCGGCAAAGCCGCCTACCTGCATGCTTTCGTTGCCCTGGCCGCCAGCTCTGCGGTCGTGGCCCAGCGCCCCGGCGCCGAGGCCTTGCTCAAGGAAGCCGTGCGGATCATCGACGAGCATTTCTGGTGCGAAGAAGAGGGCGCCTTGCGCGAATCCTTCAACCGCGACTGGCGCGAAGAAGAGGCTTATCGCGGCGCCAACAGCAACATGCACGCCACCGAAGCCTTTCTCGCCCTGGCCGATGCCACGGACGACCCGCGCTGGCTGGCGCGGGCCCTGCGCATCGTCGAGCGGGTCATCCATGGGCATGCGGCCGCCAACGACTACATGGTCGTCGAGCATTTCGACCGCGACTGGCAGCCGCTGCGCGAGTACAACCACGACAACCCGGCCGATGGGTTTCGTCCCTACGGCACCACGCCCGGCCATGGTTTCGAATGGGCGCGGCTACTGCTGCACCTTGAAGCCGCGCGCGTGCAGATCGGCATGCTGACCCCGGGCTGGCTGGCCCAGGACGCGCAAAAACTCTTCGACCAGAACTGCCGCCACGGCTGGGACGTCGATGGCGCGCCGGGCATTGTCTACACCCTGGACTGGGACAACCGCGCCGTGGTTCGTCATCGCCTGCATTGGGTGCATGCCGAAGCGGCGGCAGCGGCCAGCGCGCTGCTCAAGCGTACCGACGAGGCGCAATACGAAGCCTGGTACCGGCGTTTCTGGGAATTCTGCGACAAGCATTTCATCGATCGCTGCAACGGCAGTTGGCACCACGAACTCGATCCACAAAACCGCCCCAGCGCCGACATCTGGCCGGGCAAGCCGGACCTTTACCACGCCTGGCAAGCCGTGCTGATACCTCGGCTTCCCCTGGCGCCCAGCATGGCGTCTGCGTTGGCGAGGTTATCCGCTCCCGCGCCTGTGTAA
- a CDS encoding carbohydrate ABC transporter permease, whose translation MSSVAVFSKASPFDALQRWLPKLVLAPSMFIVLVGFYGYILWTFVLSFTTSTFLPTYKWAGLAQYARLWDNDRWWVASKNLAVFGGMFIGITLVIGVLLAVFLDQRIRREGFIRTIYLYPMALSMIVTGTAWKWLLNPGMGLDKLLRDWGWEGFRLDWLIDPDRVVYCLVIAAVWQASGFIMAMFLAGLRGVDQSIIRAAQIDGASMPRIYWKVVLPSLRPVFFSAVMILAHIAIKSFDLVAAMTAGGPGYSSDLPAMFMYSFTFSRGQMGMGSASAILMLGAILAIIVPYLYSELRAKRHD comes from the coding sequence ATGAGTTCTGTTGCTGTGTTCAGCAAGGCCTCGCCGTTCGATGCATTGCAGCGCTGGCTACCAAAACTGGTGCTGGCGCCGAGCATGTTCATCGTCCTGGTGGGCTTTTATGGCTACATCCTGTGGACGTTCGTCCTGTCGTTCACAACGTCGACTTTCCTGCCCACCTACAAATGGGCGGGCCTGGCGCAATACGCACGGCTGTGGGACAACGACCGCTGGTGGGTAGCCAGCAAGAACCTCGCGGTGTTCGGTGGCATGTTCATCGGCATTACCCTGGTCATCGGCGTGCTGCTGGCGGTGTTCCTCGACCAGCGTATTCGTCGCGAAGGTTTCATCCGCACCATTTACCTGTACCCGATGGCGCTCTCGATGATCGTCACCGGTACCGCCTGGAAATGGCTGCTCAACCCGGGCATGGGCCTGGATAAATTGTTGCGTGACTGGGGCTGGGAAGGCTTCCGCCTGGACTGGCTGATCGACCCTGATCGCGTGGTGTATTGCCTGGTGATCGCTGCCGTATGGCAGGCCTCGGGTTTCATCATGGCGATGTTCCTGGCCGGCCTGCGTGGCGTGGACCAGTCGATCATCCGCGCCGCGCAGATCGATGGCGCGAGCATGCCGCGCATCTACTGGAAAGTGGTACTGCCGAGCCTGCGCCCGGTGTTCTTCAGTGCCGTGATGATTCTGGCGCACATTGCGATCAAGAGCTTCGACCTGGTGGCGGCCATGACCGCCGGTGGCCCGGGTTACTCCTCCGACCTGCCTGCCATGTTCATGTACTCGTTCACCTTCAGTCGCGGCCAGATGGGCATGGGCTCGGCCAGCGCAATCCTGATGCTCGGTGCGATCCTCGCGATCATCGTGCCTTACCTGTATTCCGAGCTGAGGGCCAAGCGTCATGACTAG